The DNA segment TGGTCGGTATTACATCATTTGGAGCCTATATCCCCCGCCTGAGATTGGACCGGATGGCAATCTACCAGGCCATGGGCTGGTTCGCGCCGGCGCTGATCAGCGTCGCCCAGGGCGAGCGCTCCATGTGCAATTACGATGAAGACAGCCTCACCATGGCGGTCGCGGCGGCTCAGGACTGCCTGATCGGCAAGGACAAGAAGAAAATCGACGCGGGTTATCTCTGCTCGACGACTCTCCCCTTCAGTGACCGGCAGAATGCGGGAATCCTGGTGACGGCACTGAATCTGCGGAGCGACATCAACACGGCGGACTTCACGTCCTCCCAGCGGGCAGGGACCACAGGCCTCCTGACGGCTCTTGACGTTGCGAAAGCGGGCAACAGGAAGACCATCCTGGTCGCCGCTTCGGACAAGCGCCACACCAGGACGGCCGGCTTCTATGAAATGTGGTTCGGCGACGGCGCGGCGGCCCTGATGGTCGGCAGCGACGATGTCGTGGCAGAATTCAAGGGTTCCTACAGCGTCACGTACGACTTCGTGGACCATTTCCGCGGTTCCTGGTCTGAGTTCGACTACACCTGGGAAGAGCGCTGGCTCCGTGAGGAAGGCTACTCCAAGTTCATCCCCGAGGCGGTCGGCGGCCTCATGAAGAAGCTGAAGATCACCATGGACGACGTCCAGAAACTCGTCTTCCCGTGCATCTTCAAGGCTGAGCACCGGTCCATCGCGAAGAAGCTCGGCGCCTCGGCAGACAAGCTCGTCGACACGATGCATGAGGTCTGCGGGGAAACCGGCACGGCCCATGCCCTTCTGATGTTCGTATCGGCCCTCGAAACGGCCAAGCCGGGCGACGGAATCCTGGTGGCCGGCTTCGGCCAGGGATGCGACGCCATGTACTTCAAGGTGACGGAGAACATCACGAAGCTCGCCGCGAGGGCGGGCGTGAAGGGTTCGCTGGCCAAGAAGAAGACGACTGATAACTACATGAAGTTCCTCAAGTTCCGCGAGCTGATCGATCCGGAGACGGGCATTCGGGCGGAGGCGCCGGTCCAGACGGCCATGACGGCCCTGTGGCGGAACCGCAAGATGATCCTCGGCATGGTCGGCGGCAAGTGTACGGCCTGCGGGACGCCCCAGTTCCCGCCGGCGGACATCTGCGTAAACCCCGCCTGCGGCCACGTGGGGCCCATGGACGATTACGAGTTCGCAGGTGTTCCGGCGCGAATCAAGAGCTTCACCGGCGACCTTCTGGCGGTGTCGGTCGACCCGCCGGCGATCTACGGCCTGGTGCAGTTTGAGGGCGGCGGCCGCTTCGTGGCCGACTTCACCGACTGCGAGCTGAACGACCTCAAGGTCGGAATGCCCGTGACGCTGTCCTTCCGCAGAAGGGTTGCCGACAAGGCGCGAGGCTTCTCCCAGTATTTCTGGAAGCCTGTGCCCCAGACCGACTGGATTCCCGAGGTCGACTTCCAGGGCCGGGTAGCCATCGTGACGGGCGCCGGCGCCGGTTTGGGACGGGCCTATGCACTGGAACTGGGTCGCCGTGGTGCGAAGGTCGTGGTGAACGACTTCGGCGGCGCCCGGGACGGCTCTGGTGCGGGTGCGGCAGGGCCTGCAGACTTGGTCGTCAATGAAATCAAGGCATTGGGCGGCGAAGCCGTTGCCAATTACGACAATGTGGCCACGCCTCAGGGTGGCGAGGGAATCGTGAAGACGGCCCTCGATGCTTTCGGCAAGGTCGACATCCTGATCAACAATGCGGGGATCCTGCGCGACAAGGGTCTTCTCAAGATGGAGCCGGAAAACTGGGCGGCCGTCCTGGCGGTCCACCTGAACGGCGCCTACAACGTGACGCGTCCCGCCTTCAAGGTCATGCGGGAGAACGGGTACGGCCGGATCGTCATGACGACGTCCGCGGCGGGCCTGTACGGCAATTTCGGCCAGACGAACTACTCCTCGGCCAAGCTGGGGCTGGTCGGCTTCATGAACACGCTTAAGGCAGAGGGCGGGAAGTACAACATTTTTGTCAACACGGTCGCGCCGATCGCGGCATCCCGGTTGACGGAAGACGTCATGCCGCCGGAGATGTTCAAGAAGATGAGCCCCGATTATGTTGCCGGTCTCACGATTTATCTCTGCTCCGAGGACTGCAAGGAGAACGGAAGCATTTTCAACGTGGGCGCCGGATACTACAGCCGCGCGGCCATCATGACCGGCCCCGGGGTCACACTGGGCGAAGCCGGGAAAGTGCCGACGCCGGAGGACATCCGCGACAACTGGGACAAGATCAACAACATGGCCGGTGCGAAGTACTACGGAGAGCTGAATGCGGCCATCATGACGTTCCTCATGCCGCCGGCACCGGCTGGCAGCGAGGCGCCCAAGGCTGGTGGTGCCATGGACGTCAAGGGGATCTTCGACAAGATGCCGTCCGCATTCAACGCAGCCGCGGCTGCCGGTAAGGATGTGGTCTTCCAGTTCAACATCTCCGGCCCGACGGGCGGTGATTGGTTCGTCACCGTGAAGGACGGTGCCTGCACGGTATCGGCGGGAAAGGTCGACGGCGCTACCACTACCATCGGCATGGCCGACGCGGACTTCGTCGACCTCATCACCGGCAAGCTGGACGGCATGAAGGCCTTCTCCGCCGGCAAACTGAAGGTGAGCGGCGACATGATGAAATCCCAGCTCATCGGCAAACTGTTCAAATTCTAACGATTGGGGAGGTACTACCATGGCTACGGGAATTAGAGACAAAGTCGCGATCATCGGTATGGGTTGCAGCCGGTTTGGAGAGCGATGGGATATGGGAGCGGAGGGCCTGATGGTCGAGGCCTTTCAGGAAGCGATCGCCGATGCCGGGATCGAGAAGAAGGAAATCCAGTCGGCCTGGTTCGGCGTCTGTATGGACGAGGTCAATGTCGGCAAGGGCTCGCCGTCCATGAGCGTTGCCCTTCGCCTGCCCAACATCCCCGTTTCCAGGATGGAGAACTATTGCGCCACGGGAACAGAGGCTTTCCGCGGGGCGGTGTACGGTGTCGCCTCGGGTGCCTATGACATCTGCCTGGCGCTGGGCGTCGAAAAGCTCAAGGACACGGGGTACGGTGGACTTCCCGCGTGGGGTGCTACGGCGGGGAGCCTGGTCTGGCAGTGGTTTCCCAATGCGACGGCGCCGGGCCTGTTCGCCCAGCTCGCATCGGCTTATGTGGCCAAGAACCGGATCAAGAACGACGACATCAAGCGGGCCATTGCCCACGTGTCGGTGAAAAGCCATGCCAACGGTGCCCTGAATCCCAAGGCCCACCTGCGGAAGGCGGTTACGATGGACCAGGTCCTGGGTGCCCCGATCATTGCCTGGCCCCTGGGCCTGTTTGACTGCTGCGGTGTCTCCGACGGATCGGCCTGTGCGATCGTCACGACCCCGGAAATCGCCAAGAAACTCGGGAAGAAGGACATTATCACCGTCAAGGCGGTCCAGTTATCCGTCAGCAACGGTTATGAAGGCGGCTTCAACGAGTGGGCCGGTGACCATTTCGTCACGGCGAGCAAGTGCAGCACCGCTGCATACAAAGAGGCCGGTATTACCAATCCGAAGGAAGAGATCAGCATGATCGAGCTCCACGACTGTTTTTCCATCACGGAACTGGTCAGCTACGAAGATCTCCACATCTCCGAGCCGGGCCAGGCCTGGAAGGACGCCCTGGACGGCATGTACGACCGGGACGGCAAGGTTCCGGCGCAGATCGACGGCGGCCTCAAGTGTTTCGGCCATCCGATCGGTGCCTCGGGACTCCGGATGATCTACGAGATGTACCTGCAGCTGCAGGGAAAGGCAGGGGAGCGCCAGCTGAAGGATCCCCGTTACGGCCTGACGCACAATCTGGGCGGATTCCCCCACCAGAACGTGTGCGCCATCTCCATCATCGGCAAGCTCGGTAAATAAGTTCCCATCCGTTACACCCTGCCCGGGGTGAAGGGGTCCGTCCCCGAGCCCCGGGCAGGCAACCCGGACACGAAAGACACGGTATCCGCAGCAATCCACATTGCTTTCTGAATCATCGGCATTTCGTCAAGGAGACAACGTATGGACATTCTCAATTACACGGATGAACACAAGATGTTCCGCGACACCCTGCGGAAGTTTGTTGCGAACGAGCTGATTCCGCATGTCGAGGAGTGGGAGGAGGCCGGCATTGTTCCCCGGAGCGCCTGGCAGAAGATGGGGCAGCAGGGATTCCTGGGTACGTCGGTTCCCATGGAGTACGGCGGACCGGGGGCGGATTTCCTGTACTCGGTGATCGTCAACGAGGAAATGGCCCGGGCGAATTTCTGGGGGCTCACCGCCTCCCTGCACAGCGACATCATCGTTCCCTACATCCTTTCCTTTGGATCCGAGGATCACAAGCATAAATATCTCCCCGGCTGCGTTACCGGAGACTGCATCACCGCCGTGGCCATGACGGAGCCCAACGCGGGGAGCGACCTGGCGGCCATGAAGATGACCGCAGCGGAGAGCGGGGACTCCTTCATCCTGAACGGGCAGAAGACCTTCATCTCGAACGGGATCAACTGTGACCTGTGCGTCGTGGCCGCCAAGGACCCGGCGGAAAGCAACCCCCACAAGGCGGTCGACCTCTTCCTCGTCGAAGCCGGAACGCCCGGGTTCGAGAAGGGCCGGCAGATCAAGAAGGCGGGCTGGCACAGCCAGGATACGTCGGAGCTGTATTTCACGGACTGCCGGATCCCGAAGAGCAACCGGCTGGGAGACAAGGGTACGGGCTTCCTGAAGCTGATGCAGAAGCTCCAGCAGGAGCGCCTGGTCCTGTCGATCGGCGCCGTTGCCGCCGCCGAGTTCATGCTGGAATACACCATCAAGTACTGCCAGGAGCGGCCGGTGTTCGGAAAGCCGATCTCCAAGTTCCAGCACAACCAGTTCGAGCTTGTGGAGATGGCCACGGAAATCAAGATCGGCCGGACCTTCGTTGACAAGCTCGTGGCCGACCACATGGAAGGGAAGCAGATCATCATCGAGACGTCCATGGCCAAGTACTGGATCAGCGACATGGCCAACCGCGTCGCGGATCGATGCCTCCAGCTTCACGGAGGATATGGCTACTGCGACGAATACCCCATCTCCCGCTCTTGGCGGGATCTCCGGGTGACCCGGATCTTTGCCGGCACCAACGAGATCATGAAGACCATCATCGCCCGGTTCATGGGCCTGTAGGAGGCGCGATTCCATGTCGGGACCCCTGGAAGGCCTTAAAATTCTGGATTTTACGACGCTGTTGCCGGGGCCGTACGCCACGATGACCCTCGCCGACCTGGGGGCGGATGTCCTGTCCGTTGTCTCCGGGAGCCGGCCGGACCTGACGGCCTTCCTGCCGCCGTTCCTGCCGGGAACGGACCTGTCCGTCGCCTCGGCCTACCTGGGGCGGGGCAAGCGGTCCCTGACACTGAACCTCAAGGATCCCCGGGCAATCGAGGTTGTCCATCGCCTGCTGGAAAGCCATGACATCATGATCGAGCAGTTCCGTCCCGGGGTCATGGCGAAATTCGGACTGGCCTACGGTCAGTTGGCGGAGAAGTTCCCCGCCCTGATCTACTGCTCCCTGACGGGATACGGACAGACGGGCCCGTTCAAGGACAGGGCCGGCCACGACATCAACTACCTGGCCCTCTCGGGACTCATGGGCTACGCGGGACGAAAGGAAGAAGGACCCGTTCCGATGCCCATGCAGATCGCCGATGTGGCGTCGGGCTCCAATCACTCCATCATTGCGATCCTGGCCGCGGTCATCCACCGGTTGAAGACCGGGAAAGGCCAGTATCTGGACATCTCCATGACGGACGGGGCGGCCGCCTTCAATGCCATGGCCGCCGCGGCCTGCCTGGCGGTGGGAGAGGAGGTCGGGAGGGAGGGCTTCATCTTGAACGGCGGGTCCCTCTACGATTTCTACCGGACGGCGGACGGCGGCTATCTCGGTTTCGGGGGCATCGAGCCCCAGTTCTTCAGCGCCTTCTGCCGGGCCATCGGCCGTCCGGACCTGGTTGCCGGCGGTGTCGTGCCGCCGGATTGTGCAAAGGTAAAGGAAGAGATCCGGGCGATCTTTGCAAAAAAGACGCTGTCGGAATGGGAAGCGATTTTCGCGGAGACGGACGCCTGCATGGAGCCCGTCCGGTCCCTGTCGGAGGCATTCGACAGCGACCTGGCAAGGGATCGGGGTTGGGTGGCCGAGGTCGCCCTGCCCGACGGCCGCGCCGTGAGGCAGCCCGCCTGTCCCATCAAGTTTTCTGAAACGCCGCCCCATTACCGCCGTTCCGGGGTGAAGGCGGGAACAAACAACAGGGAAGTCCTTCTCGGCCTGGGGTACGGCGAGGAGGAGATCGACGGATTCGAAAAGACGGGACTCTTCTCATAGCGAGGGGAAGGAGGGCGTCCTCGCCCTCCCATTCCCGTCGGTAACAAAACACCCAAGAAGATCAAACAGAATGGGAGGTTCACATGGCAGACAAATCGAAGTTGGGACTGGAGTTTCCACCCTACGTCTACGAAGTGGAAAGGGGGAAGATCGCCGAGTTCGCCATCGCCATCTCGCAGAAGGAAAGTAAGAGCCAGATCAAGCAGATCTATGCTGACAGCGCGGCGGCAAAAGCGGCGGGCTACAAGGACGTGATTCCCTCACCTACCTTCCAGACGTGCTTCGCTCTGTGGGGTGGGGAGGGACTGATGCCCATGATCCAGGCGATCAACATCAACCTGGGCCGGCTGCTTCACGGCGAAGAGGAGTATGAATACCTGGCGCCGATCTACCCGGGCGATGTCATGACGGGAGTCACCAAGGTGGTGGACATGTACGACAAGGAAAAGAAGGGCAAGCCCGGGAAATTCATGGAATTCACGGTTCTGGAGACGGAAATCAAGAATCAGCGGGGCGAGGTCGTGATCCGGAATCGTACGACCCTGGTTGAGAGATAGGAGGAGGCTATGACGAAAGCATTGACGTACGAGAGCATCAATGTCGGCGACGCGATGCCGACGTTCACATCGGACCCCATTACGCGCACGCATATCGTCCGCTATGCCGGCGCCTCGGGAGACTTCAATCCC comes from the Syntrophales bacterium genome and includes:
- a CDS encoding CaiB/BaiF CoA-transferase family protein; this encodes MSGPLEGLKILDFTTLLPGPYATMTLADLGADVLSVVSGSRPDLTAFLPPFLPGTDLSVASAYLGRGKRSLTLNLKDPRAIEVVHRLLESHDIMIEQFRPGVMAKFGLAYGQLAEKFPALIYCSLTGYGQTGPFKDRAGHDINYLALSGLMGYAGRKEEGPVPMPMQIADVASGSNHSIIAILAAVIHRLKTGKGQYLDISMTDGAAAFNAMAAAACLAVGEEVGREGFILNGGSLYDFYRTADGGYLGFGGIEPQFFSAFCRAIGRPDLVAGGVVPPDCAKVKEEIRAIFAKKTLSEWEAIFAETDACMEPVRSLSEAFDSDLARDRGWVAEVALPDGRAVRQPACPIKFSETPPHYRRSGVKAGTNNREVLLGLGYGEEEIDGFEKTGLFS
- a CDS encoding acyl-CoA dehydrogenase family protein — protein: MDILNYTDEHKMFRDTLRKFVANELIPHVEEWEEAGIVPRSAWQKMGQQGFLGTSVPMEYGGPGADFLYSVIVNEEMARANFWGLTASLHSDIIVPYILSFGSEDHKHKYLPGCVTGDCITAVAMTEPNAGSDLAAMKMTAAESGDSFILNGQKTFISNGINCDLCVVAAKDPAESNPHKAVDLFLVEAGTPGFEKGRQIKKAGWHSQDTSELYFTDCRIPKSNRLGDKGTGFLKLMQKLQQERLVLSIGAVAAAEFMLEYTIKYCQERPVFGKPISKFQHNQFELVEMATEIKIGRTFVDKLVADHMEGKQIIIETSMAKYWISDMANRVADRCLQLHGGYGYCDEYPISRSWRDLRVTRIFAGTNEIMKTIIARFMGL
- a CDS encoding acetyl-CoA acetyltransferase, giving the protein MATGIRDKVAIIGMGCSRFGERWDMGAEGLMVEAFQEAIADAGIEKKEIQSAWFGVCMDEVNVGKGSPSMSVALRLPNIPVSRMENYCATGTEAFRGAVYGVASGAYDICLALGVEKLKDTGYGGLPAWGATAGSLVWQWFPNATAPGLFAQLASAYVAKNRIKNDDIKRAIAHVSVKSHANGALNPKAHLRKAVTMDQVLGAPIIAWPLGLFDCCGVSDGSACAIVTTPEIAKKLGKKDIITVKAVQLSVSNGYEGGFNEWAGDHFVTASKCSTAAYKEAGITNPKEEISMIELHDCFSITELVSYEDLHISEPGQAWKDALDGMYDRDGKVPAQIDGGLKCFGHPIGASGLRMIYEMYLQLQGKAGERQLKDPRYGLTHNLGGFPHQNVCAISIIGKLGK
- a CDS encoding SDR family NAD(P)-dependent oxidoreductase, yielding MVGITSFGAYIPRLRLDRMAIYQAMGWFAPALISVAQGERSMCNYDEDSLTMAVAAAQDCLIGKDKKKIDAGYLCSTTLPFSDRQNAGILVTALNLRSDINTADFTSSQRAGTTGLLTALDVAKAGNRKTILVAASDKRHTRTAGFYEMWFGDGAAALMVGSDDVVAEFKGSYSVTYDFVDHFRGSWSEFDYTWEERWLREEGYSKFIPEAVGGLMKKLKITMDDVQKLVFPCIFKAEHRSIAKKLGASADKLVDTMHEVCGETGTAHALLMFVSALETAKPGDGILVAGFGQGCDAMYFKVTENITKLAARAGVKGSLAKKKTTDNYMKFLKFRELIDPETGIRAEAPVQTAMTALWRNRKMILGMVGGKCTACGTPQFPPADICVNPACGHVGPMDDYEFAGVPARIKSFTGDLLAVSVDPPAIYGLVQFEGGGRFVADFTDCELNDLKVGMPVTLSFRRRVADKARGFSQYFWKPVPQTDWIPEVDFQGRVAIVTGAGAGLGRAYALELGRRGAKVVVNDFGGARDGSGAGAAGPADLVVNEIKALGGEAVANYDNVATPQGGEGIVKTALDAFGKVDILINNAGILRDKGLLKMEPENWAAVLAVHLNGAYNVTRPAFKVMRENGYGRIVMTTSAAGLYGNFGQTNYSSAKLGLVGFMNTLKAEGGKYNIFVNTVAPIAASRLTEDVMPPEMFKKMSPDYVAGLTIYLCSEDCKENGSIFNVGAGYYSRAAIMTGPGVTLGEAGKVPTPEDIRDNWDKINNMAGAKYYGELNAAIMTFLMPPAPAGSEAPKAGGAMDVKGIFDKMPSAFNAAAAAGKDVVFQFNISGPTGGDWFVTVKDGACTVSAGKVDGATTTIGMADADFVDLITGKLDGMKAFSAGKLKVSGDMMKSQLIGKLFKF
- a CDS encoding MaoC family dehydratase N-terminal domain-containing protein: MADKSKLGLEFPPYVYEVERGKIAEFAIAISQKESKSQIKQIYADSAAAKAAGYKDVIPSPTFQTCFALWGGEGLMPMIQAININLGRLLHGEEEYEYLAPIYPGDVMTGVTKVVDMYDKEKKGKPGKFMEFTVLETEIKNQRGEVVIRNRTTLVER